In the genome of Bradyrhizobium arachidis, one region contains:
- a CDS encoding catalase family peroxidase: protein MPRSSTATPAAIVDALKAVAGNPPKVRASFAKGWCVRGTYTPSDRAGEITRSQSFTRPSRVLARFSVGGGNPGVADTNNLVLRGFSFKLGDEDHRSDILVESAPVHFARTLEQMLAFLKARVPGADGKPDMAKVKAFSVANPETLNQANYIAARPLPGSLAGTTYWGVHAFPATNEQGETRFIKFKVAPAGGDITLSEDEARAKPADFLRDDLGTRIAAGHARFNVMALLDRPGDPIKDVTIRWPDEDDREEVRLGTIVITGFEPNEACDASIFNPANLADGIGHPPDEIFAARRAAYTISLAKRR, encoded by the coding sequence ATGCCCCGGAGTTCCACGGCAACGCCCGCCGCCATCGTCGATGCCCTGAAGGCGGTTGCCGGCAATCCGCCGAAGGTGCGCGCGAGTTTCGCCAAAGGCTGGTGCGTTCGCGGCACCTACACTCCATCGGACCGCGCGGGAGAGATCACGCGATCCCAGAGCTTCACAAGGCCATCGCGTGTGCTAGCCCGCTTCTCGGTCGGCGGCGGCAATCCTGGCGTCGCCGACACCAACAATCTGGTGCTGCGCGGCTTCAGCTTCAAGCTCGGCGACGAGGATCATCGATCCGACATTCTCGTCGAGAGCGCGCCGGTGCATTTTGCGCGAACGCTCGAGCAGATGCTGGCCTTCCTCAAGGCGCGCGTTCCGGGCGCCGACGGCAAGCCTGATATGGCAAAGGTCAAGGCGTTCTCGGTGGCCAATCCCGAGACACTCAATCAGGCGAACTACATCGCTGCGCGCCCGTTGCCCGGAAGCCTTGCCGGTACGACCTATTGGGGCGTGCACGCCTTTCCGGCAACGAATGAGCAAGGCGAGACGCGCTTCATCAAGTTCAAGGTGGCCCCGGCCGGAGGCGACATCACGCTGAGCGAGGACGAAGCGAGAGCGAAGCCGGCCGATTTCCTGCGCGACGATCTCGGCACGCGGATCGCGGCAGGCCATGCCCGCTTCAACGTGATGGCGCTGCTCGATCGTCCCGGCGATCCCATCAAGGACGTCACGATCCGCTGGCCCGACGAGGATGATCGCGAAGAGGTGCGCCTCGGCACGATCGTGATCACCGGCTTCGAGCCGAACGAGGCCTGCGACGCCTCCATTTTCAATCCGGCCAATCTCGCCGATGGCATCGGCCACCCGCCGGACGAGATCTTTGCGGCGCGGCGCGCCGCCTACACCATTTCACTGGCCAAGCGCCGCTGA
- a CDS encoding helix-turn-helix domain-containing protein: MTQVGAYGQRLGQFLRLKDAPPSLVTRSLRSAALAVTETRNDRPVRGLSGSLTAEDAFLVSLKLHDYPDCELWERGKCIMRADVRAGTTYLYDLKRDPRYVIDKPFHSLFFYIPRSALDSIAEQCNAPRVDELDCQIGIGHDDGIIRHIGASLQEGLRRPDEANQLFIDHMMLGLTAHVAQTYGGLQRTTASARGGLAPWQAKRACERLESDLSGKLSLQKVAAELDLSVSHFSRAFRISIGLPPHQWLLHQRVKAAKQLMSVRDLPLSEIAMSAGFANQSHFTRVFSSIVGVSPAVWRREALGASRVGA; encoded by the coding sequence ATGACACAGGTAGGCGCCTACGGGCAGAGGCTTGGGCAATTCCTGCGTTTGAAGGATGCGCCGCCCTCGCTGGTCACGCGCTCGCTGCGCAGCGCCGCGCTCGCGGTCACCGAAACCCGCAATGACCGCCCGGTGCGTGGCCTGTCCGGCTCGCTGACCGCCGAGGATGCCTTTCTCGTCAGCCTGAAGCTGCACGATTATCCGGACTGCGAGCTCTGGGAGCGCGGCAAATGCATCATGCGGGCGGATGTCCGCGCCGGGACGACCTATCTCTACGATCTCAAGCGCGATCCGCGCTACGTGATCGACAAGCCGTTCCACTCGCTGTTCTTCTACATTCCGCGCTCGGCGCTCGACAGCATCGCCGAGCAGTGCAATGCGCCGCGCGTCGACGAGCTCGACTGTCAGATCGGCATCGGCCATGACGACGGAATCATCCGTCACATCGGCGCCTCGCTCCAGGAGGGCCTGCGCAGACCGGACGAGGCCAATCAGCTGTTCATCGATCACATGATGCTCGGCCTGACCGCCCATGTCGCCCAGACCTATGGCGGGCTTCAGCGTACGACCGCATCCGCGCGCGGCGGCCTCGCGCCATGGCAGGCGAAGCGCGCCTGCGAGCGGCTCGAATCCGACCTCAGCGGCAAGCTCTCGTTGCAGAAAGTCGCGGCCGAGCTCGACCTCTCGGTCAGCCATTTCTCGCGCGCCTTCCGGATTTCGATCGGCCTGCCGCCGCACCAATGGCTGCTGCATCAGCGCGTCAAGGCCGCCAAGCAGTTGATGAGCGTTCGCGACCTGCCGCTGTCGGAGATCGCGATGTCGGCCGGCTTTGCCAATCAGAGCCATTTCACGCGGGTGTTTTCCTCGATCGTCGGCGTCAGCCCGGCGGTATGGCGCCGCGAGGCGCTTGGGGCCTCGCGCGTCGGGGCTTGA